ATTGAACCGTACAGAAGCCCGAAAGCAAACAGACGACACTGAGGTCAGCACGATAAAAAGAAGCATGAGCCAATCAAAGAGTCTTTGGCCAGTGGGCGGCAACACGGAGCCTCCCAACTTACCCCACAAACACATTCACACAAAAGGAGAAAAGAGCAGTCAAATCATATTTCGCCcgcttttttctttctttctcttttttatgCCCCTCCCCCTCCCTACACCGTCTCTCCCTTTCTGTCCTTTAGGAACGAGCGCTCTTTGCTTTTTGGATTGTCTTCTCAGAGTCGCGATTTCCCTCAGCAACGCGCGTTCAATGCTCGTGACGGTCTTGATGCGGGCCACCAAGGGCCACGTGCGCACCTGCGCGCGCGTCGCCACGTAGCTGATGTACTCGGCGGTAGGGTTGCTGGCCAAGTTGAGGTAGTCCGGCAGCGCCGAGGTGATGTCACCGATCGGGAGGACGGTGATGTGCCCGCAATAGTTCTGCGTCAGCAGGAGAAAGGGACCTCAAACTTGCCCGTCTTGGGCAGCAGCCCCGTGTGGAAGCACTTGAGCAAAACGTGACGCAGGGACGCCGCCCAGGCATACCACAGCCGGCCAAGGACGGAGACCCGCCGCACAGCACTGAGGCCCGCGCGGCGGGTACTTGCGGTGGCCCGCAGCCGCGCCTCCGCGTCGACCGTGGAGGATGGGTGAAGGAAAGGGATGACGTAGGGGTTTACCTGGCTCACAATGAAGAAGTTCACGTTGAAGAGCTGGGCAAGGCGGTCGCGCGGATGTCCTGCGCGACGCTGCCGTCGCAATAGAGCTCGCCCGGAAGATAGGGCTGGAAGAAGCCGGTGCTCGGCGCCTTCTCAATCAGCTGGACCGCGGTGAAGAGACCAGGCAATGCGCTGCTTGCACTGACCGCGCTCCAAATGACCACATGAGGAGCCGTGAGATAATTGAGAAGAACGTGTCGGTCGAACAGGGTTCCCTTCTGGTTGTCCCGCGTGACGGTGATGTTGAGGACGCGTCCGGAAAGTTTGTACGCCTCCAAGAAGGTCATGTCACCGCACTGGTCGCGGATGCACTCCATCAACGAGCGGACATCCATGAGGAAGCCCGTCTTGAACAGTCGCTTTACTTTCTGCACGAGGGACGCATCTTGGCCGAACGGTGTGAGACGGAGGACTTCGGTGGAAAGCAAGTCCACCTCAATGAGTTTCTTCAGATCTTTTGAAGATTTGGTGCAGATGATGGCGGCGATGATGGAGCCCGCGGAGCTCCCAGACATGATGTCCGGAAGCACACCCGCCTCGTACAGGGCGCGAACGACGCCTGTGTGGTACGTGCCCATGGAGGCGCCGCCGCTCAGAATAAGTGCCGTCCGCCCGTAGGTACGAAGCACGTCTTTGAGGGCGTTCAAGCGATGACGGAGGGACGTGACAGAGGGCACAAGCTCCATCCCGCCCTCTACATCGCTCTCTTTCGGCAGCCGGTGGTGGTTCTGCCTCGCCCACAAAACCATCTCCTGCAGGAAGGACGAGGAACCGCCGTTGTACTCGGGAGAGTCGATCCTGCCGCTCGCGCACGTTGAGATGACGCTGGGTGAAGAAGAGGAcacaccgccgccgccgccagtGCGATTCTTGTAAAGGATTTCATCCGACACGGTGTTCCCCATACTGGTACTCCCCTCGCCGTTGGTAGGAGGTAGTTGAGTCCGGGAGGAGGGGCGGCCGACACGGGCGGGCTCCGTGTACTCGCCTCCGCTTTCGGAGTTGGTACACTGTTTGCCGTTTCCGGCAGTGCCGGCATCAACGCTGGAGAGAGAATGCGAGCAGCTCAAGGGGGTGGCTACTTGGGTGCTTCGCCAGCGTTTCCATTTGGCTCGGGTCCGCAGGCCGAGAGAGGGGCGTCGGGTTCTGACCGTAGCCTGCCTGTGTTGATTCTGCGGTGGCGGGGACCGGCGCGGGAAGGTACGTGCGCACCGGCTCCAGGTTCACCTGGCGGCTCATGCGCTTTGTAAGGTCCACGACGCCCGCGCTGGTGTCTGCACTCTCGCTTGCTTGTAGCTCAAAACAAGGACGAACACGCATGTGGTCGGCCTCGCTTGGCAGCCGAGACCCGCTAAACACACCAATAAGGACGACCATGGCGGCACAGTAGTCCTCCACGCAGGCCTTGGTGCCGGTAAGTAGGTGTACAGCCCGGAGTTCGTCATGTCGTGTGCGTTGCGATGCAACATGCCGCGCAGAAAGCTCTCCATCGCGACGGGGTTGGCCGAGACGGCAAGTGCGAGCGCGACCTGCGCGTCGAACACAAGGGCCTCTGCATTGCACAGGGAGGGCGCGGGCGCCTGCAGTTTCCACCCATCAATGCCGAGATGCGCGTCGAGGAGTTTCGCCGTTGGCAAGTACGTTTTATACGACTCGGTTGAGCGCAGCACACTCAGGTACCGTTGCGTGGTGCGCCTAAACTGGGTGTCGGCCGGGTACTGCCCCAAACGTTCAATAGCCCACAGAAGAGGGGCGAACAAGGTCTCGCTCAACAGCTGCACCACGAGGGAAATCGCCACGCCAGCCAGGTGAACCAGTCGGGCGAGAGTCTTGCTTCCGTATCCCCGCACCGCCCTTAGCCTTGTACTCGAGGAGCTCCTGCGTCCCCTAGATGCTCTGTTTGCTTTTCTCACGTGGTCCTGCTCGCCCTGTGGCGGGCTCTTCATGCTACGCCGAGGTTTCTGCGAGCGGAGAGGGGCATTTGCACTGTTCGAGTTTTGCATTCAGGGAGTGTGAAAGgcaaaaaaaagaaggaaaaaaagaaaaaatgagaaaaaagataaaaaggGGACGACCGAGTGGGGTAATGGTGGCTAGGGTATATTGCAAAGCGCAAGCTGAAAAagatgaaagtaaaaaagaaatgtCCTGTAGAAGATGGCGAATTGGATACTAAGTAAGAAAACCgtcaagaaagcaaaaaaaaaaaaaacaggctgTGAGAGCTCTGAAGAAAAGGCAAGACAAACCCAAAGCACACGTCCCTTTAGAGCCAAAAGAGGCAAGCCCTGTCAGCGGGACAACAGCGGTGACAGTGGTGAAGGGGAGAAAGCACCTCCTGGTTCACGCGCTCGTTGAGTGAAAAGTAGAGAGCAAGGCTACTGATacgtagacacacacacacatacacgcacgaAAAAAAGGCAGAGTCAAAATCAGCTGAAaggaaaggcaaaaaaaaaaaaaagaaggaggGGAGGAGGAGTAGCCATTGTAGACGAAAAGACTCAAGAAGGACCATTTGTTTGCCTTAAAGCACTGCCCCTCACCCAAATTCCAAACAACGGCACAACAGCAGCGGTCTCAGTTTGTCGCAGTTGACGCGTCGAGTGGTCGAGATAGTCTACAGTAAGCCGTGTGAACGAAAAGAAATCCaaaggaaagcaaaaaaataaaagggaGTCTCGCGGGGAGAGGAGGGAGGGGGTGACGACTCCCTGCCACCCTTCTGACTGTAGAGAGCAGGGCACCTGAGGTCGGCCCCATCGCCAGTACCGGCTCAATGGGTGAAAGGCGATGTCGACGGAACCTCACCACATTTCACCACGTCCAGCGTAACGCTGGGCACGCGCACATCGTATAGGTACATCGCACGGTCCTCGCTGCCCCGCGACAGCAGCTCCGCGGTCGGGTCGAAGGCTAACCCCACTGTGGTGAGCGCGGCATTCTTGTGCAAGGCAAACTGCCGCACGGGGCTCTCCTGTCGCAGATCCCAGAGGATGACTGACGTTGTCCAGTCCGGCGGAGGCAAGAGGTGCGGGGAAGCGGGTGAGGCTCCCCTTTGACTCGACGCAGGCCCCGCCATGGCGAAGCGGGACGCACTCGACGCAGCCAGGGCGACTTTGTGGATGCTGCGCCTGTGCGCGTCGCATTAGTCCGAAGAGGCCTCTGCGTTCGTGTCCAAAACTGTCAGGCTCTTGTTAGAGCCGGCGAGCACGACCAGCGAGCTGGCAAAGTGGTTCACGCAGTCCATCGAGGTGATGTGCTGAGCGTCTATTTTGTACGTGAAGACTGAGGGGCCCAGCACGGAGTCGTTCTTCAGACGGTTCAAGTCGTCCTGCAATGCTGTGGCCGCCGTGGCCGACTCGCGCCGATGTTCGTCCAGCCAGTAGGGGCAGAAGCCGACGGAGGCGCCGGCCGAGTACGCGAGAAACTTGTCCAGGTAAAAGAACCGTACGTTGCGCACCTCCTTTCGCTGGGGCACCTCATCGCACAAGATAGGAGCAGTGCCGGGTCGGAGCACATCCCCGCCCCTCCGTCGCCGAAGGTGCCTCCCGAGAGGAGCCGGTTTCCTCGCCGCCCTGAACTGGCGCCGCCGGTCTTTTGGGTTCCACTCGGCCGCCACAAATGGATCTTGCCGTCCGCAGCTTGCCGTTGCCAGAGTCGGCGCTGTCAGCGAAAGATTCACGGAGGAACACAGAAAAGTGGCGGCGGCGGTCGACAGTGCAACGGCACCGTCGTGCATCGTCGTGAGCCGCAGCATAACACCTGCACCCTTGTACCGGCTGACAGGAAGCTTGAGGTAGTAGCCCCCACCCCACTCGTCGTGACGACGCCCTCGCGGACGCCGAGAAGACAGCCGACAGCACGGCGGAGCGGTGCACCACGGCGTCCGTGGACAGCACACGGATTGCCGAAGCCATTGGAGTGAATCGGTGCTGCTCATAGGTCCCCGCGATGCTTCGGTAAGTTGTGGGGCGGCACCCGGCAGGTACCATCAGTTCCTTCTCGGCGAGGCGCTTGGAACGGTCCGCGGCGGCCTTCTTCCGTTCTTGCTGCACCGACCAAGGCACCTGGCGCGCCGTAGCCGCTGCTTTTGATCTGGCGGCCAAACGTGACGGGCTTGTTGTTCGTGACGAACATCGTCTTTGACGTCCCCATCTTTTTCCCGCCGGGTTGCTTGGACACGGAGGAAAGCCCTCGTCCGCCTTTTTGCGCAATTCTCAATGGCGGCGGCCCAGCTGCGACGCAGCGCGGTACGCTCGCGTGCACAATGTCCGTTTCTTCGTTCGCGTCACGGCCATGCTGCGCTGGGGCCATGTAGTACATCAGTGTCGAGTGAACGGCCGACCATGTAGCCCAGCTGCCGTCAGAAGCACAGCGGACTTGGAAGGCATCGAGGCTGGGCACGCCGCATGGCTCACCTCCCGTGGTGCTGTCCCACCCCCCTGCCCCGCGCTTGCCGTCCTCTGCGTGGTAGAAAAAGGCGCCGTCCTCGTCCAGTCGTAGTGTCTCGCGGTTAATGCCCACCACAACCTCGGGAAAAGCCACCATGATATCTCTGATTCCCACAACCACGTCGAGCACGTATGGACGGAAATGGGCGCCTCCCTCTGCCTGCAACACGCATGGGTCGCTGCCGTTGCACGGTGAGGAGAAGGCGACTGCGCTATCGACGTTAGCGTAGGTGAGGGCGATTGAGCCGTCGTCCTGGCGCTTCGGTTGACCTTTGGCCTTTCACCGCGACCATGTTCCCCGGGGCGCGGTGGGCACCGCCGAGCGGTCGGGTCCACGGCCTTCCGCGTACTGCGCCGCCCTGCTGGCCTCGTCCTCTGCACGTAGGTGCTTTTCCATGTCACTGGCAACGTCCACGGTCTTGAACACGGCCAGCGTGTCAGACTGCAGGAGCTTCACAGATCCGTCGGAGGTGCCAACCACCAATCAACTCCCCCTCTTGCCGAGAGAAACGTTCGACTTCAACGTCACGACGTGGCCGTCCGTGCCAGCCAGACCGTCTGTTGGGACCAGTCGATGGCCACGGACACAAGGTGATTGCCGGCACTGAGAAGGGCGAGACGAGCTGGACTGAGGAAGCACGTCAGCGCGCAGCCGCTCCCACCACGGACATCCTGACCAAACCACTCGGAGCAGTCGACGCGGAGGATGGACGTTTTCACTGATGCTTCATAATTCGAGTCGTCAGGGCCAATCTCGCCATCAAACGTGCCGCGCGTCGTCGTCGCCGCTGGTTCACCGCCTCGGAGAGTTCACGGCAGTGCACAAGCACGAGTGCGTCCGGTGAGCTGATTGCGGCCACCGTGCCGTCCTCTGAGAGCGCCAGGTGACTCGCCCCACGGACCCGACAGGGCGTGAGAAAGACCTCTTTCAGCACGAGTTCCTCGCTGAGGGGGGCGCGGCCGGCGTCGACGTCTTGGTGGGGGAGGACTGCACTCGAGCACAATTGTCGCTCAATAACGTAGAGTCCGACGTACACGCCGTTGGTAAAGAGTACCTCGCCGTCGTTCGTTGCCGCCGTAAGGTGCGGGGGTGGATTGAAGCCGAGCGTGGAGAGGTACTGCGGGCCCTCTCCCGTGCTGCCGCTGGCCCGGCGGTCCCACACGTACAGGTGCCCCGTGACGGAGACCCAGAGCACGTAGTCGTTCGTGACCGTCATCGAGTGGACTTCCTCATCGGCGGACTCGAGAATCGCCTCGCGAAGTTCCCCCTCCCCACGGAACATCTACTAGAAAGGCAAGAAAAAGTGTGTGTGGAGGAGACGGCGGAAGCAGCGAACCGGCGTGAGGACGAAAAAAAAGAACAGTAAGTTGAATAGGGAAAAAGGTGTGAGATTACtttgacataaaaaaaaacaattgagcAGAGAGGTACTTTTTAAACGGAGAGATACGCTCGAGAAGGAAAAAAACGGAACAGAGAAGAACAGAGGTGATCTTAGCCGGAATACTGGTGCAAAGAGCGCTTGTGGAAACACATCGTGGTCTGCAGTGtgcacactttttttttttgtgtgtgtgtgtgtgtttgtgtgcttgtgcGTCTTTAGAGGATAGTCAAGAAATCCTGCTTGTAACAGAATGATGAGTGGGAGGGGGAAAGGGAAGAGAGACTGGTCAAAGACCGCAGTAGTTTGCAGGGAACGGGCTTAGTAGGGACCGCTCCAACTCAGAGATGGCGTTGAGCGTGCCTGGTGTTAGTTCAGGAGGTTGCTGCAGGCTTGGCCGAAGCACGCTCTTCGTCCGCTCGCGCTTGGGTCAGGCGGGCCAATCGGTGCGCCGTTGTGGACGCACCTTCGCTCGCTCGGCATCCGCTTTTCGCTGTTCTCTTCGCGTGCTCCTCCCAACGCATGACGGCCCAGGTGAGGGCGATGCCACAGACGGTTTCCCCAACGCTGGCCCCGACAAGTCGCGTGGTCGCGCCCTCCGCCACGTGATGCTCCAGTTGCGCAGGCCATTCGGGAAAGGCCAAAAACAGTGCAGACTCCCTGTCGTTCGTGCAACCAGCGTGGTGAAGGGCGGGCAGGTGCCGCGCTCGGCGCGTTGTAGAGGTCAGCTCCTTGATCAGTGCGGTCAGGGGCCGCACACTGTTCAACAGGCGCGCGAAGACCCACCGGTGCATCACGGGGATGCGCAGCCGCACGTACCGCCCGCTGACATGAAGCGAGTCAAAGTCGTCAAAGATGGACGCCAGCGTCTCCGAGTCCCGAAAGGCCCGGTCCCAGCTGCTCCTCGGGGACATCCCTGCGGTTGCCCGGAACAACGTACGGGACTGCACCCGGCGCCGCGCGCTCGTGTCCGTCCTTGACTGTGTGTAAGTGGAACGTGCCCATAGGCTTGGTGGCAAAGGCTTGAACCGCCAGCGGGTCCTCGGCGGTGTGGTAGTTGAGGATCTCGTGAAGCATAGCAACGTGCGAGAAAGCCGCGCCATGCCCTTCCGCCAAGCTGC
This is a stretch of genomic DNA from Bactrocera neohumeralis isolate Rockhampton unplaced genomic scaffold, APGP_CSIRO_Bneo_wtdbg2-racon-allhic-juicebox.fasta_v2 ctg6111, whole genome shotgun sequence. It encodes these proteins:
- the LOC126767405 gene encoding uncharacterized protein LOC126767405; this encodes MGNTVSDEILYKNRTGGGGGVSSSSPSVISTCASGRIDSPEYNGGSSSFLQEMVLWARQNHHRLPKESDVEGGMELVPSVTSLRHRLNALKDVLRTYGRTALILSGGASMGTYHTGVVRALYEAGVLPDIMSGSSAGSIIAAIICTKSSKDLKKLIEVDLLSTEVLRLTPFGQDASLVQKVKRLFKTGFLMDVRSLMECIRDQCGDMTFLEAYKLSGRVLNITVTRDNQKGTLFDRHVLLNYLTAPHVVIWSAVSASSALPGLFTAVQLIEKAPSTGFFQPYLPGELYCDGSVAQDIRATALPSSST